In Sphingomonas sp. SORGH_AS_0950, the following are encoded in one genomic region:
- a CDS encoding NADH-quinone oxidoreductase subunit D: MSDYVDELLHKTDAVDPTTGDVSIQNYTINFGPQHPAAHGVLRLVMELDGEIVERVDPHVGLLHRGTEKLIEYKTYSQALPYFDRLDYCSPMCMEHSYVLAVEKLLDLEVPLRAQYLRTFFAELTRISNHMLNIGSHVMDVGAMTPNLWLFEIREDCMNFYERASGARMHANYFRVGGVHQDVPLKLLTDIADWLDTRLPQLFEDAIGLVANNRIFKQRNVDIAVVNREDAIKWGFSGPMIRGSGIPWDLRKSQPYDAYDKVDFDVPVGTSGDCYDRFMVRVEEVRQSARIMKQCLAQMPEGPVLASDRKVAPPKRGEMKRSMEALIHHFKLYTEGYHVPAGEVYVATESPKGEFGVYLVSDGSNKPYRCKIRPTAFSHLQAMEFMSKGHMLADTTAILGAMDIVFGECDR, translated from the coding sequence GTGAGCGACTACGTCGACGAACTGCTCCACAAGACCGACGCCGTCGACCCGACCACGGGCGACGTGTCGATCCAGAACTATACGATCAACTTCGGCCCGCAGCATCCGGCGGCGCACGGCGTGCTTCGCCTCGTCATGGAGCTGGACGGCGAGATCGTCGAGCGGGTCGATCCGCATGTCGGCCTGCTGCATCGCGGCACCGAGAAGCTGATCGAGTACAAGACCTATTCGCAGGCGCTGCCCTATTTCGACCGCCTCGATTACTGCTCGCCGATGTGCATGGAGCACAGCTATGTGCTCGCGGTCGAGAAGCTGCTCGACCTGGAAGTGCCGCTGCGCGCGCAATATCTGCGGACGTTCTTCGCCGAGCTGACGCGCATCTCGAACCACATGCTCAACATCGGCAGCCACGTCATGGACGTCGGCGCGATGACGCCGAACCTGTGGCTGTTCGAAATTCGCGAAGACTGCATGAACTTCTATGAGCGGGCCTCGGGCGCGCGCATGCACGCGAATTACTTCCGCGTCGGCGGCGTCCACCAGGACGTGCCGCTCAAGCTGCTGACCGATATCGCCGACTGGCTCGACACCCGTCTGCCGCAGCTTTTCGAGGATGCGATCGGCCTCGTCGCCAACAACCGCATCTTCAAGCAGCGCAACGTCGACATCGCGGTGGTCAACCGCGAGGACGCGATCAAGTGGGGCTTCTCCGGCCCGATGATCCGCGGCTCGGGCATTCCGTGGGACCTGCGCAAGTCGCAGCCCTATGACGCCTATGACAAGGTCGACTTCGACGTGCCGGTGGGCACCAGCGGCGACTGCTATGACCGGTTCATGGTGCGCGTCGAGGAAGTGCGCCAGTCGGCCCGGATCATGAAGCAGTGCCTGGCGCAGATGCCCGAAGGCCCCGTGCTGGCCAGCGATCGCAAGGTCGCACCGCCCAAGCGCGGTGAGATGAAGCGCTCGATGGAGGCGCTGATCCACCACTTCAAGCTCTATACCGAAGGGTATCACGTCCCTGCCGGTGAGGTGTATGTCGCGACCGAAAGCCCCAAGGGCGAGTTCGGCGTGTATCTCGTCTCCGACGGATCGAACAAACCCTATCGCTGCAAGATCCGGCCGACCGCGTTCAGCCATCTCCAGGCCATGGAATTCATGTCCAAGGGGCATATGCTGGCCGACACGACCGCGATCCTGGGCGCGATGGACATCGTGTTCGGGGAGTGCGACCGTTGA
- a CDS encoding NAD(P)H-dependent oxidoreductase subunit E gives MADAAIIPDEAEVRARWGNFAWTDENQKKANEILARYPKGREQSCSIPFLDLAQRQVGAETQTQGWLPVPVIEFVARQLGVAYMRIYEVATFYTMFNLAPVGRYHVQVCGTTPCMLRGSDDVLAACKNKGLIKGKTTPDGLFTLTEVECMGNCASAPMVQINDDNYEDLDYDRTVTILEALARGESPKTGTQEPGRHTVEPLGGPTTLTAMVGDNHDYRGEWGA, from the coding sequence ATGGCCGACGCAGCCATCATTCCCGACGAGGCCGAAGTCCGCGCCCGCTGGGGCAATTTCGCCTGGACGGACGAGAACCAGAAGAAGGCGAACGAGATTCTCGCGCGCTATCCCAAGGGTCGCGAACAGTCCTGTTCGATCCCGTTCCTCGATCTGGCCCAGCGCCAGGTGGGGGCGGAGACGCAGACGCAGGGCTGGTTGCCCGTGCCGGTGATCGAGTTCGTCGCGCGCCAACTGGGCGTCGCCTATATGCGCATCTATGAGGTCGCGACCTTCTACACGATGTTCAACCTGGCGCCGGTCGGCCGCTATCACGTCCAGGTGTGCGGCACGACGCCGTGCATGCTGCGCGGGTCGGACGACGTGCTGGCGGCGTGCAAGAACAAGGGGCTGATCAAGGGCAAGACCACGCCCGACGGCCTGTTCACGCTGACCGAGGTCGAGTGCATGGGCAATTGCGCCTCCGCGCCGATGGTCCAGATCAACGACGACAATTACGAGGATCTGGATTACGACCGCACGGTCACGATCCTGGAAGCGCTGGCACGCGGCGAGAGCCCCAAGACCGGCACGCAGGAGCCGGGTCGCCACACGGTCGAGCCGCTGGGCGGTCCGACCACGCTGACCGCCATGGTCGGCGACAATCACGACTATCGCGGGGAGTGGGGCGCATAA
- a CDS encoding nuclear transport factor 2 family protein, with amino-acid sequence MIAHYNAQDADAYVALMTEDACEAGYRGAVLRDGREGVRSGLKAMFAQFPQNRAEILADQAFGETVLLHEKVERTPGGEAFEVMSIYSFENDKVSRVEFIR; translated from the coding sequence ATGATCGCGCATTACAATGCGCAGGACGCCGACGCCTATGTCGCGTTGATGACCGAGGATGCCTGCGAAGCGGGCTATCGCGGCGCCGTCCTGCGCGACGGGCGCGAGGGCGTGCGTTCGGGGCTGAAGGCGATGTTCGCGCAGTTCCCGCAGAACCGCGCCGAGATCCTCGCCGACCAGGCGTTCGGCGAGACCGTGCTGCTGCATGAAAAGGTCGAACGCACGCCGGGCGGCGAGGCGTTCGAGGTCATGTCCATCTATTCCTTCGAGAACGACAAGGTGTCGCGCGTGGAGTTCATTCGCTAA
- the nuoH gene encoding NADH-quinone oxidoreductase subunit NuoH: MTAFFNTTLGLPYGWAWTIATLVGILAIALPLMLAVAMVIYVDRKIWAAMALRRGPNVVGPFGLLQSFADGLKVFLQETIVPAAANRGLFLLAPIITFTVALIVWAVVPFQPGVVVANINVGLLYVLAASSLGVYGVILSGWASNSKYPFYSALRAAAQMVSYEVAIGFILISVVMWSGSFNLTDIVEAQKSVLGIPVNGFFLNPLLFPMAVMFFISALAETQRAPFDLTEAESELVAGYQTEYSSMSFALFWLGEYANVILMCALNAILFWGGYLPPLDWAPLYAVPGIVWLLLKMCFFFFVFSWVKATVPRYRYDQLMRLGWKVFLPVSLFWVFLVSGVLMYARVGVPA; the protein is encoded by the coding sequence GTGACCGCGTTTTTCAACACGACGCTCGGCCTTCCTTATGGCTGGGCCTGGACGATCGCGACCTTGGTCGGGATTCTGGCGATCGCGCTGCCGCTGATGCTGGCGGTCGCGATGGTCATCTATGTCGACCGCAAGATCTGGGCGGCAATGGCGCTGCGCCGTGGTCCGAACGTGGTCGGCCCCTTCGGTCTGCTCCAGTCCTTCGCCGACGGTCTGAAGGTCTTCCTTCAGGAAACCATCGTTCCGGCCGCCGCCAATCGCGGGCTGTTCCTGCTGGCGCCGATCATCACCTTCACGGTCGCGCTGATCGTCTGGGCGGTGGTGCCGTTCCAGCCGGGCGTGGTCGTCGCCAACATCAATGTCGGCCTGCTCTATGTCCTCGCCGCCTCGTCGCTGGGCGTGTACGGCGTGATCCTGTCGGGCTGGGCATCGAACTCGAAATATCCCTTCTACTCGGCGCTTCGTGCGGCCGCGCAGATGGTGTCCTATGAAGTCGCGATCGGCTTCATCCTGATTTCGGTCGTGATGTGGTCGGGCAGCTTCAACCTGACGGACATCGTCGAGGCGCAGAAGAGCGTGCTGGGAATTCCGGTCAACGGCTTCTTCCTCAACCCGCTACTGTTCCCGATGGCGGTGATGTTCTTCATCTCGGCACTGGCCGAGACGCAGCGCGCGCCGTTCGATCTGACCGAAGCGGAGTCGGAGCTCGTCGCGGGCTACCAGACCGAATATAGCTCGATGTCGTTCGCGCTGTTCTGGCTGGGGGAATATGCCAACGTCATCCTGATGTGCGCGCTGAACGCGATCCTGTTCTGGGGTGGCTATCTGCCGCCGCTCGACTGGGCGCCGCTTTATGCCGTGCCGGGCATCGTCTGGCTGCTGTTGAAGATGTGCTTCTTCTTCTTCGTCTTTTCGTGGGTGAAGGCGACCGTACCGCGCTATCGGTACGACCAGCTGATGCGGCTGGGCTGGAAGGTGTTCCTGCCGGTGTCGCTGTTCTGGGTATTCTTGGTGTCTGGCGTGCTGATGTATGCGCGCGTGGGAGTTCCGGCATGA
- a CDS encoding NADH-quinone oxidoreductase subunit C, translating into MRAPAPRFAANDGVIDAARAALGPWLLDAREHVGEVALVVDRANLVPAMIALRDTKGLEYQQLMEIAGVDYPERDERFEVVYCLLSLTRNHRLHVHVSTDEDKPVPSVTGLWPVAGWLEREVYDLYGVLFSGNSDLRRILTDYGFRGHPLRKDFPLTGYTELRYSEEEKRVVYEPVKLAQDFRNFDFQSPWEGAEYVLPGDEKGAQPEGKGAQTPASADAVKKAGAEPDKTAAPRAADVKTTESPKQTGAGEPHPGNKAEGKPQDPDVVPGKGGGQNQ; encoded by the coding sequence GTGAGGGCGCCTGCTCCCCGTTTCGCCGCGAACGACGGCGTGATCGACGCGGCGCGCGCCGCACTCGGCCCCTGGCTGCTCGACGCGCGCGAGCATGTCGGCGAGGTCGCGCTGGTCGTCGACCGTGCGAATCTGGTCCCCGCGATGATCGCCCTGCGCGACACCAAGGGGCTGGAATATCAGCAGTTGATGGAGATTGCGGGCGTCGACTATCCGGAGCGCGACGAGCGTTTCGAGGTGGTCTATTGCCTGTTGTCGCTGACCCGCAACCACCGCCTGCACGTCCATGTCTCGACCGACGAGGACAAGCCGGTGCCGTCGGTGACGGGCCTGTGGCCGGTCGCGGGCTGGCTGGAGCGTGAGGTCTATGACCTGTACGGCGTGCTGTTCTCAGGGAATAGCGACCTGCGTCGCATCCTGACCGATTACGGCTTCCGCGGCCATCCGCTGCGCAAGGACTTCCCGCTGACCGGCTATACCGAGCTGCGTTACTCGGAAGAAGAGAAGCGCGTCGTCTATGAGCCGGTGAAGCTGGCGCAGGACTTCCGCAACTTCGACTTCCAGAGCCCGTGGGAAGGCGCCGAATATGTGCTTCCCGGCGACGAGAAGGGCGCGCAGCCCGAAGGCAAGGGCGCGCAGACCCCGGCCAGCGCCGATGCGGTCAAGAAGGCCGGTGCCGAACCGGACAAGACCGCCGCGCCGCGTGCCGCCGATGTGAAGACTACCGAAAGCCCCAAGCAGACGGGCGCGGGCGAACCGCATCCGGGCAACAAGGCCGAGGGCAAGCCCCAGGATCCGGACGTCGTGCCGGGCAAGGGTGGAGGACAGAATCAGTGA
- the nuoG gene encoding NADH-quinone oxidoreductase subunit NuoG, translating into MPKVKVDGVEIEVPQGATVLQACELAGKEIPRFCYHERLSIAGNCRMCLVEVKPGPPKPQASCALPAAENQEIFTTTPMVKAAREGVMEFLLINHPLDCPICDQGGECDLQDQSMAYGKGHSRYDENKRAVTEKYMGPIVKTVMTRCIQCTRCVRFAEEVAGVEEIGAIYRGENMQITSYLEQAVSSELSGNVVDLCPVGALTSKPYAFEARPWELKKTLAIDVMDAVGTNIRLDSRGRQVLRCVPRINDEVNEEWASDKTRHAIDGLVRRRLDRPFIRRDGKLVPATWDEAFAAIRDVNAGSSVAAIAGDQVDCETMFAAKALLAKMGSSLLEGRQTGMDYDTSSLAAVNFNTTIAGVERADAILLIGTNLRWEAPLVNTRIRKAIKKGAKVFAIGPETDLTYKVEWLGADLSVLGNLPEAVTELFGKAARPMVILGGGAIKGAHGASLKLVDQFNLVRTLEDGSAWNGYNVVHMAAARMGGLMLGYAQKGGIADVVAAAPKLAFFLGADEVDFAKFGSSFKVFVGHHGDKGAHHADVILPGATYAEKSGTWVNLEGRVQRGERAVFAPGDARDDWTIFRALSEVLGQTLKFDTLDELRAAMAAEVPALGQVGLVTFDWAAPSLNATASGTIEGYPIKDFYLTNAICRASPTMQRCSAELVHGESYAEAAE; encoded by the coding sequence ATGCCTAAGGTCAAAGTCGACGGCGTCGAGATCGAGGTGCCCCAGGGCGCCACCGTGCTGCAGGCCTGCGAGCTTGCGGGCAAGGAAATCCCGCGCTTCTGCTATCATGAGCGGCTGTCCATCGCGGGCAATTGCCGCATGTGCCTGGTCGAGGTGAAGCCTGGGCCCCCCAAGCCGCAGGCGTCGTGTGCGCTTCCGGCGGCGGAGAATCAGGAAATCTTCACCACCACCCCCATGGTGAAGGCCGCGCGCGAAGGCGTGATGGAATTCCTGCTGATCAATCACCCGCTGGACTGCCCGATCTGCGATCAGGGCGGCGAGTGCGACCTGCAGGACCAGTCCATGGCCTATGGCAAGGGCCATAGCCGCTATGACGAGAACAAGCGGGCCGTCACCGAGAAGTATATGGGTCCGATCGTCAAGACGGTCATGACCCGCTGCATCCAGTGCACCCGCTGCGTCCGCTTCGCCGAAGAGGTCGCGGGCGTGGAGGAAATCGGCGCGATCTATCGCGGCGAGAACATGCAGATCACCTCCTATCTCGAACAGGCGGTGTCGAGCGAGCTGTCGGGCAATGTCGTCGACCTGTGCCCGGTGGGCGCGCTGACGTCCAAGCCCTATGCGTTCGAGGCGCGTCCCTGGGAGCTGAAGAAGACGCTCGCCATCGACGTGATGGACGCGGTCGGCACCAATATCCGCCTCGACAGCCGTGGTCGTCAGGTGCTGCGCTGCGTGCCGCGCATCAACGACGAAGTGAACGAGGAGTGGGCGAGCGACAAGACGCGTCACGCGATCGACGGCCTGGTCCGTCGTCGTCTCGACCGTCCGTTCATCCGCCGCGACGGCAAGCTGGTGCCCGCGACCTGGGACGAGGCCTTTGCCGCGATCCGTGACGTGAACGCCGGTTCGAGCGTTGCCGCCATCGCGGGCGATCAGGTCGATTGCGAGACGATGTTCGCCGCCAAGGCGCTGCTGGCCAAGATGGGTTCGAGCCTGCTCGAAGGCCGTCAGACCGGCATGGATTACGACACGTCGAGCCTGGCCGCGGTCAACTTCAACACGACCATCGCGGGCGTCGAGCGCGCCGATGCGATCCTGCTGATCGGCACCAATCTGCGCTGGGAAGCGCCGCTGGTGAACACCCGTATCCGCAAGGCGATCAAGAAGGGCGCCAAGGTCTTCGCAATCGGTCCCGAAACCGACCTGACCTACAAGGTCGAGTGGCTGGGCGCCGACCTGTCGGTGCTGGGCAACCTGCCCGAGGCGGTGACCGAGCTGTTCGGCAAGGCCGCGCGTCCGATGGTCATCCTCGGTGGCGGTGCGATCAAGGGCGCGCATGGCGCGAGCCTGAAGCTGGTCGACCAGTTCAATCTGGTGCGGACGCTGGAGGACGGCTCGGCCTGGAACGGCTATAATGTCGTCCACATGGCGGCCGCGCGCATGGGCGGGCTGATGCTCGGCTATGCGCAGAAGGGCGGTATCGCTGACGTGGTCGCGGCCGCGCCGAAGCTCGCCTTCTTCCTGGGCGCCGACGAGGTCGACTTCGCCAAGTTCGGCAGCAGCTTCAAGGTGTTCGTCGGCCATCATGGCGACAAGGGTGCGCATCACGCCGATGTCATCCTGCCGGGCGCGACCTATGCCGAAAAGTCGGGCACCTGGGTCAACCTCGAAGGCCGGGTGCAGCGCGGCGAGCGCGCGGTGTTCGCACCGGGCGACGCGCGCGACGACTGGACGATCTTCCGTGCGCTGTCCGAGGTTCTGGGCCAGACCCTGAAGTTCGACACGCTGGACGAACTCCGCGCCGCCATGGCCGCCGAGGTTCCCGCGCTGGGCCAGGTCGGTCTCGTCACCTTCGACTGGGCCGCGCCGTCGCTGAACGCGACCGCGAGCGGAACGATCGAGGGCTATCCGATCAAGGACTTCTACCTCACCAACGCGATCTGCCGCGCCAGCCCGACGATGCAGCGCTGCTCGGCCGAACTGGTCCATGGTGAGAGCTATGCGGAGGCAGCGGAGTGA
- the nuoK gene encoding NADH-quinone oxidoreductase subunit NuoK, whose translation MTIGLVHYLVVAAILFTMGVLGIFLNRKNLIVILMAIELILLAVNLNLVAFSAALQDLVGQVFAMFVLTVAAGESAIGLAILVIYFRGRGTIAVDDVNRMKG comes from the coding sequence GTGACGATCGGTCTCGTCCATTATCTGGTCGTCGCAGCGATCCTGTTCACCATGGGGGTGCTGGGTATCTTCCTCAACCGGAAGAACCTGATCGTCATCCTCATGGCGATCGAACTCATCCTGCTCGCCGTGAACCTGAACCTCGTCGCCTTCTCGGCCGCGCTTCAGGATCTGGTGGGACAGGTCTTCGCCATGTTCGTGCTAACCGTGGCCGCCGGTGAATCGGCGATCGGTCTGGCGATCCTGGTCATCTATTTCCGTGGCCGCGGCACCATCGCGGTCGACGACGTCAACCGGATGAAGGGGTAA
- the ndhC gene encoding NADH-quinone oxidoreductase subunit A gives MVDLSQYLPILLFLGVALVLSTAFVFLPMLVARLTGAHKPNEQKLSEYECGFPAFEDPRSQFDVRFYLVAILFIVFDLEAAFLYPWAVSVFSLGWTAWFSMMIFIGELALGLVYAWKKGALDWE, from the coding sequence TTGGTCGATCTGTCGCAATATCTGCCGATCCTCCTGTTCCTGGGCGTTGCCCTGGTTCTGTCGACGGCCTTCGTGTTTCTGCCGATGCTCGTGGCGCGCCTGACGGGTGCCCATAAGCCCAACGAGCAGAAGCTGTCCGAATATGAATGCGGCTTCCCCGCGTTCGAAGACCCGCGCAGCCAGTTCGACGTGCGTTTCTATCTCGTCGCGATCCTGTTCATCGTCTTCGATCTGGAAGCGGCGTTTCTGTACCCCTGGGCGGTCAGCGTGTTCAGCCTCGGCTGGACCGCCTGGTTTTCGATGATGATCTTCATCGGCGAGCTCGCGCTGGGTCTCGTCTATGCGTGGAAGAAGGGAGCGTTGGATTGGGAGTAA
- the nuoI gene encoding NADH-quinone oxidoreductase subunit NuoI — protein sequence MSVAQYVKAFTLWEFVKGHALTLRYFFKPKATINYPFEKNPISPRFRGEHALRRYPNGEERCIACKLCEAICPAQAITIEAEPRDDGSRRTTRYDIDMTKCIYCGLCQEACPVDAIVEGPNFEFSTETREELIYDKSKLLDNGDRWESAIAANLAADAPYR from the coding sequence ATGAGCGTCGCTCAGTACGTCAAGGCTTTTACGCTTTGGGAGTTCGTGAAGGGGCACGCGCTGACCCTTCGCTACTTCTTCAAGCCGAAGGCGACGATCAACTATCCGTTCGAGAAGAACCCCATCTCTCCGCGCTTCCGGGGCGAGCACGCGCTGCGTCGCTACCCCAATGGCGAGGAGCGGTGCATCGCGTGCAAGCTGTGCGAGGCGATCTGCCCCGCCCAGGCGATCACGATCGAGGCGGAACCCCGCGACGACGGCAGCCGCCGCACGACGCGCTACGACATCGACATGACCAAGTGCATCTATTGCGGGCTGTGCCAGGAGGCCTGCCCGGTCGATGCGATCGTCGAGGGTCCGAACTTCGAATTTTCGACCGAGACCCGCGAAGAGCTGATCTACGACAAGTCGAAGTTGCTCGATAACGGTGACCGCTGGGAAAGCGCGATCGCGGCGAACCTTGCCGCCGATGCGCCGTACCGTTAA
- a CDS encoding NADH-quinone oxidoreductase subunit B family protein — MGVNLHSGPVEFKPQAHGGPAHDGQAVIQPDQGFFDGLNGELTDKGFLVTSTEELFQWARTGSLWWMTFGLACCAVEMIHVNMPRYDLERFGAAPRASPRQSDVMIVAGTLCNKMAPALRRVYDQMSNPKYVISMGSCANGGGYYHYSYSVVRGCDRIVPVDIYVPGCPPTAEALLYGVMQLQRKIRRAGSIER; from the coding sequence TTGGGAGTAAATCTTCACTCCGGTCCGGTTGAGTTCAAGCCGCAGGCCCATGGCGGACCCGCCCATGATGGCCAGGCCGTCATTCAGCCCGATCAGGGCTTTTTCGACGGGCTGAACGGCGAGCTGACCGACAAGGGCTTCCTCGTCACCTCGACCGAGGAGCTGTTCCAGTGGGCGCGCACCGGCTCGCTCTGGTGGATGACCTTCGGTCTGGCGTGCTGCGCGGTGGAGATGATCCACGTGAACATGCCGCGTTACGATCTGGAGCGCTTCGGCGCCGCGCCGCGCGCCTCTCCGCGCCAGTCGGACGTGATGATCGTGGCGGGCACGCTGTGCAACAAGATGGCCCCGGCGCTGCGTCGTGTGTACGACCAGATGTCGAACCCGAAATACGTCATCTCGATGGGCAGCTGCGCCAATGGCGGCGGCTATTACCATTACAGCTATTCGGTGGTGCGCGGCTGTGACCGGATCGTGCCCGTGGACATCTATGTCCCCGGCTGCCCGCCGACCGCCGAGGCGCTGCTGTACGGCGTGATGCAGTTGCAGCGGAAGATCCGCCGTGCCGGGAGCATCGAACGGTGA
- the nuoF gene encoding NADH-quinone oxidoreductase subunit NuoF, with amino-acid sequence MLADKDRIFTNLYGYQPWNVDAAMKRGDWDNTKALLELGQDKIIDVIKASGLRGRGGAGFPTGMKWSFMPKEPRPDRPSFLVINADESEPGSCKDREIIRHDPHKLIEGALVAGFAMRARAAYIYIRGEYIREAETLFAAVAEAYDRGFLGKNACGSGYDFDVFVHRGAGAYICGEETAMIESLEGKKGQPRLKPPFPAGAGLYGCPTTVNNVESIAVAPTILRRGAEWFSSFGRENNKGTKLFQISGHVDRPCVVEESMSITFRELIERHCGGIRGGWDNLLAVIPGGSSVPLVPAAEIMDAPMDFDGLKAVGSGLGTAAVIVMDKSTDIVRAISRLSYFYKHESCGQCTPCREGTGWMWRVMERMRTGDADVSEIDTLFQVTKQVEGHTICALGDAAAWPIQGLIRHFRPEMERRIRERKGETGGNAPMMEAAE; translated from the coding sequence ATGCTCGCTGACAAGGACCGCATTTTCACCAATCTCTACGGCTATCAGCCGTGGAACGTCGACGCGGCGATGAAGCGCGGCGATTGGGACAATACCAAGGCGCTGCTGGAGCTGGGCCAGGACAAGATCATCGACGTCATCAAGGCGTCGGGTCTGCGCGGGCGCGGCGGTGCGGGCTTCCCGACCGGCATGAAGTGGAGCTTCATGCCCAAGGAACCGCGCCCCGATCGGCCGAGCTTCCTGGTCATCAACGCCGACGAATCCGAGCCGGGTTCGTGCAAGGACCGCGAGATCATCCGCCACGATCCGCACAAGCTGATCGAAGGCGCGCTGGTCGCGGGCTTCGCGATGCGCGCGCGGGCGGCCTATATCTATATCCGCGGCGAATATATCCGCGAGGCCGAGACGCTGTTCGCAGCCGTGGCCGAGGCCTATGACCGGGGCTTCCTGGGCAAGAATGCCTGTGGCTCGGGCTATGACTTCGACGTCTTCGTCCATCGTGGCGCGGGCGCCTATATCTGCGGCGAAGAGACCGCGATGATCGAAAGCCTGGAGGGCAAGAAGGGCCAGCCGCGCCTCAAGCCGCCTTTCCCGGCGGGGGCTGGCCTCTATGGCTGCCCGACCACGGTCAACAATGTCGAGTCGATCGCGGTCGCGCCGACGATCCTGCGGCGCGGCGCCGAGTGGTTCTCCTCCTTCGGGCGCGAGAACAACAAGGGCACCAAGCTCTTCCAGATCTCCGGCCATGTCGACCGACCCTGCGTGGTCGAGGAAAGCATGTCGATCACGTTTCGCGAACTGATCGAGCGGCATTGCGGCGGCATTCGCGGCGGCTGGGACAATCTGCTCGCGGTGATCCCGGGCGGCTCGTCGGTGCCGCTGGTGCCCGCCGCCGAGATCATGGACGCGCCGATGGACTTCGACGGCCTGAAGGCGGTCGGATCGGGTCTCGGCACGGCGGCCGTGATCGTGATGGACAAGTCGACCGACATCGTCCGCGCGATCAGCCGTCTGTCCTATTTCTACAAGCATGAGAGCTGCGGCCAGTGCACGCCGTGCCGTGAAGGCACCGGCTGGATGTGGCGCGTGATGGAACGGATGCGCACCGGCGATGCGGATGTGTCCGAGATCGACACGCTGTTCCAGGTGACGAAGCAGGTCGAAGGCCACACCATCTGCGCGCTCGGTGACGCGGCGGCCTGGCCGATCCAGGGCCTGATCCGCCACTTCCGCCCGGAGATGGAACGCCGCATTCGCGAACGCAAAGGCGAGACGGGCGGCAACGCCCCGATGATGGAAGCTGCCGAATAA
- a CDS encoding NADH-quinone oxidoreductase subunit J, whose amino-acid sequence MIQAIAFYIFATMVIVSAGFTIASRNPVHSVMWLILAFFNAAGLMVLCGAEFIAMLLVIVYVGAVAVLFLFVVMMLDIEVAAMRAGFARYLPLGLALAVALLAEVIIAFQAWSVGGVQLAARAAPIAPEVSNIQAIGNLLYTRYLFIFEGAGLVLLVAMIGAIVLTHRKRGGVRPQNIAKQNARQPHEAIRNINQPIGQGVEL is encoded by the coding sequence GTGATACAGGCTATCGCCTTCTATATTTTCGCGACCATGGTGATCGTGTCCGCAGGGTTCACGATCGCGTCGCGCAATCCGGTGCACTCGGTCATGTGGCTGATCCTGGCGTTCTTCAACGCCGCGGGCCTCATGGTGCTGTGCGGGGCCGAGTTCATCGCGATGCTGCTCGTCATCGTCTATGTGGGCGCGGTCGCGGTGTTGTTCCTCTTCGTCGTCATGATGCTCGATATCGAGGTCGCGGCGATGCGGGCGGGCTTTGCGCGCTATCTGCCGCTGGGCCTGGCACTCGCCGTCGCCCTGCTGGCCGAGGTCATCATCGCCTTCCAGGCCTGGAGCGTCGGCGGCGTGCAGCTGGCGGCCCGTGCGGCCCCGATCGCGCCCGAGGTGTCCAACATCCAGGCGATCGGCAACCTGCTGTACACGCGTTACCTGTTCATCTTCGAAGGGGCGGGCCTGGTCCTGCTCGTCGCGATGATCGGCGCGATCGTACTCACGCATCGCAAGCGCGGCGGCGTCCGTCCGCAGAACATCGCCAAGCAGAATGCGCGTCAGCCGCATGAGGCGATCCGCAACATCAATCAGCCCATCGGGCAGGGGGTGGAACTGTGA